The proteins below come from a single Kosakonia sp. SMBL-WEM22 genomic window:
- the glpC gene encoding anaerobic glycerol-3-phosphate dehydrogenase subunit GlpC, whose amino-acid sequence MRRNSAACGAADPRSGRKTLMHTSFESCIKCTACTTACPVSRVNPAYPGPKQAGPDGERLRLKDAALYDDALKYCTNCKRCETACPSGVNIGDMIQRARAQHGAKPLSVRNAILSHTDLMGTLSTPVAPLVNAATSLKPVRQLLDKALKIDHHRTLPKYASGGTFRRWYRSVATQQSAYSEQVAFFHGCYVNYNHPQLGKDLIRVLNQMGIGVQLLQREKCCGVPLIANGYFAKAKKQAQFNLSALEQAIGMDGLQVLATSSTCAFTLRDEYPHLLEVDNSHLRTHIDLATRWIWRQLDEGHSLRLREMPLKVVYHTPCHMEKMGWTHYTLDLLRRIPGLALTVLDSACCGIAGTYGFKRENYATSQAIGAPLFAQIDASGADLVVTDCETCKWQIEMSTGKPCEHPITLLARALG is encoded by the coding sequence ATGCGCCGTAACAGCGCTGCATGCGGCGCAGCAGATCCTCGATCAGGGAGGAAAACCCTAATGCACACCTCTTTTGAAAGCTGTATCAAATGTACCGCCTGCACCACCGCCTGCCCGGTAAGCCGGGTTAACCCCGCCTATCCCGGGCCGAAACAGGCCGGACCCGATGGCGAGCGGCTGCGGCTGAAAGATGCCGCGCTGTATGACGATGCGCTGAAATATTGCACCAACTGCAAGCGCTGCGAAACGGCCTGCCCATCCGGGGTGAACATTGGCGATATGATCCAGCGCGCCCGCGCGCAGCATGGGGCAAAACCGCTCTCGGTACGTAACGCCATTCTCAGCCATACGGATCTGATGGGCACGCTATCGACACCCGTCGCGCCGCTGGTCAACGCCGCGACTTCCCTGAAGCCGGTGCGCCAGTTGCTGGATAAAGCGTTAAAAATCGATCACCACCGCACGCTGCCGAAATACGCCAGCGGCGGCACGTTTCGCCGCTGGTATCGCAGCGTGGCGACGCAGCAGAGCGCCTACAGCGAGCAGGTGGCGTTTTTCCACGGCTGCTATGTCAACTACAACCATCCGCAACTGGGGAAAGACCTGATCCGCGTGCTGAACCAGATGGGCATTGGCGTGCAGTTATTGCAGCGTGAGAAGTGCTGCGGCGTCCCACTAATTGCCAACGGCTACTTTGCGAAGGCGAAAAAGCAGGCGCAGTTCAACCTCAGCGCATTAGAGCAGGCGATTGGCATGGATGGGCTGCAGGTGCTCGCCACCTCCTCCACCTGCGCCTTCACCCTGCGCGATGAGTATCCACACCTGCTGGAGGTCGATAACAGCCACCTGCGCACACATATTGATTTAGCGACCCGCTGGATCTGGCGACAACTCGATGAGGGGCATAGTCTGCGGCTAAGAGAGATGCCGCTGAAGGTGGTCTATCACACCCCTTGTCATATGGAGAAGATGGGCTGGACGCACTATACGCTGGATCTGCTGCGGCGCATTCCGGGGCTGGCGTTAACGGTGCTGGACTCTGCCTGCTGTGGCATCGCGGGCACCTATGGCTTCAAGCGGGAGAACTACGCCACCTCGCAGGCCATTGGCGCACCGCTGTTTGCGCAGATTGACGCCAGCGGTGCGGATCTGGTGGTGACGGATTGTGAGACCTGTAAATGGCAGATTGAGATGTCCACCGGCAAACCGTGCGAACATCCCATTACGCTGCTGGCGCGGGCATTAGGCTAA
- a CDS encoding nicotinamide mononucleotide deamidase-related protein YfaY, translated as MLNVEMLSTGDEVLHGQIVDTNAAWLADVFFNQGLPLTRRHTVGDNLDDLIAILRERSEQADVLIVNGGLGPTSDDLSALAAATAKGETLVLHEAWLKQMERFFTDRGRVMAPSNRKQAEIPASAELVDNPVGTACGFALQFNRCLMFFTPGVPSEFKVMVEQEILPRLRERFTLPQPPVCLRLTTFGRSESDLAEKLQHLDLPPGVVMGYRSSMPIIELKLTGPAEQRAAMEALWPEVKKVAGESLIFEGTEGLPAAIAAALRERQLSLTLSEQFTSGLVALQLSRAGAPLLASEVLPSQAEALAQTARWTTELRNRHLAGLALTVTGLEEDHLNFALATPEGTRALRVKFNSSRHSLAVRQEVCAMMALNILRRWLAGKDIASDHGWIAVVETLSVE; from the coding sequence ATGTTAAATGTGGAGATGTTATCGACCGGCGATGAAGTGCTGCATGGCCAGATTGTCGATACCAATGCGGCCTGGCTGGCCGACGTATTTTTTAACCAGGGGCTGCCGTTAACGCGCCGCCATACCGTTGGCGATAACCTCGACGACTTGATTGCGATTTTGCGCGAGCGCAGCGAACAGGCAGATGTGCTGATCGTTAACGGCGGTCTCGGGCCGACCAGCGACGATTTGAGTGCGCTGGCAGCGGCCACCGCCAAAGGCGAAACGCTGGTGCTGCACGAAGCGTGGCTTAAGCAGATGGAGCGCTTTTTTACCGATCGCGGCCGCGTCATGGCCCCCAGCAACCGCAAGCAGGCAGAGATCCCCGCCAGCGCCGAGCTGGTCGATAACCCGGTCGGTACCGCCTGCGGGTTCGCGTTGCAGTTCAACCGCTGCCTGATGTTCTTTACCCCAGGCGTCCCCTCAGAATTTAAAGTGATGGTTGAGCAGGAGATCCTGCCGCGTCTGCGTGAGCGTTTCACTCTGCCGCAGCCCCCGGTTTGCCTGCGTCTGACCACCTTTGGTCGCTCCGAGAGCGATCTGGCGGAGAAACTCCAGCATCTCGATCTGCCACCCGGCGTGGTGATGGGTTACCGCTCATCGATGCCAATTATCGAACTGAAACTGACCGGCCCGGCGGAGCAGCGCGCGGCGATGGAAGCCCTGTGGCCGGAAGTGAAAAAAGTGGCGGGGGAAAGCCTGATTTTTGAAGGCACCGAGGGTTTACCGGCCGCGATTGCCGCCGCGCTGCGCGAGCGCCAGCTGAGCCTGACACTGAGCGAGCAGTTCACCAGCGGGCTGGTGGCGCTACAGCTCTCCCGCGCAGGCGCACCGCTGCTCGCCAGCGAAGTGCTGCCCTCACAGGCAGAAGCGCTGGCACAAACGGCGCGCTGGACAACCGAGTTACGTAACCGGCATCTCGCCGGGCTGGCGTTGACCGTCACCGGGCTGGAAGAGGATCATCTCAACTTCGCGCTGGCGACGCCGGAAGGCACCCGCGCCCTGCGGGTGAAGTTCAACAGCAGCCGCCACAGTCTGGCGGTGCGCCAGGAGGTCTGTGCGATGATGGCGCTGAATATCCTGCGCCGCTGGTTGGCGGGGAAAGATATCGCCAGCGATCACGGCTGGATTGCGGTAGTCGAAACCCTCTCGGTGGAATAA